A segment of the Mastacembelus armatus chromosome 7, fMasArm1.2, whole genome shotgun sequence genome:
AACCAGTGTATTTAGGCGGTGGCGTCTGTATCCTCTCAGTGTGCATCCCTGCATGATGTCGGGTATTTGTGTTGGAGGGTGCTTAGGTTTAGAAGGGTGCTAGTTTTGTCAGTTTGTGGTAAAGCCTTTGAGATTTGTGGGCGATATGGGTGAAGCGCTGTGGTTTGGGGATGTGAGGGTTAAGGGCCCGAGTTAATCGGGATGTTGGCAAAGggtttttcaggtttgtttATTATACCTGTTGGCAGGATGCATGCTGAACTCTGCAGGTGCTGACCAGACGGTAAATATTTCCACCTGGTAACAGTCTGAACCTTTGGAGTCACGTTGCTTTCTCAGCAGCTGTAATAACTTACAAAAGCAGCTCATAGACAGAGTTTATAAGGTGCAGTAGACCAAAGACTGAAATGTGATCACTGACCTAGAATTAATGAATTTTTCCAGCTACATAATTTCTTAGATAAGACACGTTATGAACCTCCAAGATTCTCCAGCCACTGCACCACATCTTTCAGCACTGCACAGacatgaaataaacagaatgTCAGAGGAAACTGCTGAGGGTTTGATCCTGTGTGGTGGCATGGAGGGTGTGGCAGAGTACCGCCAAAGCCATATATCTAAACTTAACTCTAGATGGACAGCTCTGGGTCAGATGTGGTTGGTGGCAGGCTGGATCCCAGTGGGACAGCTGGCACTCTCTCAGCAGTAGGCCTGGTTGCATCATGGTCATGGTCCATGGCGAGTTCGATCCTGGTGGAGGATTCGCTTAACGTCTGTGCCATCGACCACATCTGATACACTCGTCCACATGGCTCTGTAATGTGGTTTGGTTAATGATCACTggttactgtgtttgtgtgtgtgttgagtcaTTTTTCCAGAGAGAGCCATGAATGGAACAATGCAGGTGTATTCCTTAATGCCGTCCACTTATTATAACCCGTTCTTAGCCTGTATGAATTTACTGCTTGGTGAATAATATTTATAAGTAACCCTGACCCAAACTGCTTTTGGTGTTTATGGTGAGTGGTGACTATTAACCACAGACGTTCTCTACTTCTCAGCAGGTGTCCATCACAGAGAAGCCAAAATGAAGCCCCTAATGTTCCCAGTGCAATGGCAGCTTCACCATGCGTTATCACACACAGcttgtgttttatatgtgtcAGCGTTGTGTTCGTCTCCCTTTTATttgatgtgtgtgattttgCTGATGGTATTTAAGTCACAGCCTGTGTGACTTCTGTCAAATGGAAACCAGATGTAAAACATCTGGTGTCCCCATCTGGTGTGAGGGgaatttatgtttctgtgtgtgtgtgtgtgtgtgtgtgtgtgtgtgtgtgtgagagagagagagagagagagagagagagtgtgtgtgtgtgtgtgtgtgttcatgtcattGTCAGTGACAAACCAGTATTGTTAGTTATATGCTGCACTGACTGCTGTGTGTGACCTCCAGCGTTGTGTGTATGTCCACGTCTCATTACAATAATAGACGAGGGGCCCCAGAGTGCTCATTTGCGATTGTGTGGGAGTGAGAATTGGTTTAATTTTTAGGCCTGATGGAGGTTTCAAAACAGACAGTgggtatttatttttcaaagtttATGTCTAAGAACTTGCCCAGTGAAAACAAACTGGACTTTTAGGGTGTTGGTTCACAGTCACCCATGTAAGCATTTAATATAATTCccctctttatttttattggtcTTCAGGTCTGACTGAGGTGCCAAAAAATATTCCTCGGGATACCAAGTTCCTGGACCTGCAGAACAACTACATCACTGAGCTCAAAGAGAATGACTTCAAAGGCCTCACTAATTTATACGtaagagagacacacacaatcTGGTCACATTTGCCGTCATAAGCTCAGCACCTCTCAGGGATGTGCAACTGACTCGTCTCAGCTTGTATCAGCTTGGTAGTGTATACCATTATGATCCTGCATCTCCTGAGAGATTAAGAGGttcatttcctttcttcttctccctgCATCAGCCTGTGCTCTGAGAGCTCTAATTGTGTTAATGCTTGAGCCCGAAGCCAAAAGGGAGCATTCAGGCTCTTTACTCAGAAAGGCTTTGTTCATTGATGACCTGCATTCAGGAGCTCGGTCCAAAAGCAATATTAGATCTGGCAGCTCAGGAAACACCCAACATGACATTATACAATAACATCTTTATTAAGATCTGTTTACCTCAGCCATCATGCCTCCATCTTTCAGCCAGCACTGGTGCAGGGACATTCCGCTTGGGTGATGCACTGCTGTGAACTGTTGAAGGATGTTTTAATTCACTGTAACACATTGTGTTGCTGGTGTGTTCTGCAtatgatttttgtcttttctttctgacCCTGTGAGTGCTGTTTTGTAACTTCAGGGTCTGTCTCTGAGGAATAACCTCATCTCCAAAGTCCATCCGAAAGTATTTGTCCCTCTGAAGCACATGCAGAAGCTCTACTTCTCCAAGAATCTGCTGACCACCATCCCCAAAAACTTGCCCGCCTCTCTGGTTGAGATCAGGATCCACGAGAACCGTATCAGGAAGGTGGAGGCTGGAGCCTTCACAGGACTGGTCAAAATGAATTGCATAGGTGAGAAATGCTGACGACTTCAGCTAATTTAACGTGTATCCTGTGGTGCTCACTGCTGCGTTTGCCACTTTATAGCCTCGTCATTGGATTTTGAAAGTaactgtattttgtttaatgCTACAAATACTCCATTGCAGAGATGGGAGCAAACCCTCTTCAGAACAGCGGCTTTGAGCCTGGAGCCTTCAAGGGATTGAAACTGAATTATCTTCGTATATCAGAGGCCAGACTGACTGGGGTGCCTAAAGGTAACAATACCTCAGTGTTCAACATGCAACAGTGGAGGCATCACACATTTTTTGGCTGTCTAAAGGAAAAGTTTAGCATTTGGGAAATACTCTTTGTAATACTCTTTAATACTCTCATTCACTTTCTTGCCAAGACTTAGATGAGAAGAACTGTGCTGGTCTCATAAATGTGCAGTATGTATGTAAATCCTACCTGCAGCGATCTGCCTACTGGAACCTCTACAGCTCCTTATTTAACCTTTTACtgtctgttatttgttttgtctctaaACCAAGTCTCTGCTGTTTCCTGGCAACTGCATAGTAACAACAAGACTCCAGGAAGTCACTGTCCGCAGCCAAGAATTAAATTGGCCGCGAAACCACAAatcttatatttttatactttgatTTTGTGTATTCATAAAATACCAACACATAATGTCTTAAATAGTGCTTTAGAGGCGCTGATAGAGTTTTTCCACCTCTGGATAAAGGCAGGCTAACTTCATGCTGTGGCCTGTATCTTCATATGTAACTGATGGACATAACCAAGCAAATCTCACGAACATCCTGCACATCCTGCAGGATGTCCTAcagtacaaaataaaatctcCTCCCTGTCATTCTGGTCTTTCAGATCTTCCAGAGAGTCTGCATGAGCTTCACCTGGACCACAACCAGATCCAGGCCGTGGAACTGGAAGACCTGAGCCGCTACAGAAACCTGAACAGGTGCCTCCCACACTCTGATGTCTAAGGTCTATTTTGCGTACCTGATAAGAATTATCATGTGgttttaaaaagacacattcCCAGGCAGCTGTGCCACATGTGTGTGAACTACAGTGACATCGCTCTTAGAGGTAGCAGGATAACACTGTTAGTTTATGCTTCTATGTGCTTTCCCACTCAAAAAGAAAGCATCTCCCCGTCTTCTAATGTGATATGACAACTTCAATTTTAATAGTGGTGTTACATTCCAGTTTTCTTTCACCTACTTCCTGCCCAATCCTAATCTCTGATGTGACTGTTTAGGGTCTGAGGCGCCAGGCAGCTGTGGCACTAATGCCCACATGGCTTAATATCACTTTCCTGCAATGATAATAATCAGTTGTGCTAAGCAGTTTAACAGTTAAGCCAAATGTACCATGCAGTGGAgtgttttctgcctctttcacATTTTCCCCCTCTTTGTCTCACTTATTCCAGGTTGGGCCTCAGCTTTAATCATATCCGTAACATAGAGAATGGCAGTCTGTCCTACCTGCCCATGCTGAGAGAGCTGCATCTGGACAACAACCGCCTCAATAACGTTCCCAGAGGCCTCCCAGATATGAAATACCTACAGGTGAGTGCAATGTGCACAGACATCTGAGGCTGAACGTCTTCCACAGTACTGCTCACCCTCGCCTATTTTCCAGGTTGTGTACCTCCATTCCAACAACATCAACAAGGTGGGTGTAGATGACTTCTGCCCTCGAGGATTTGGGATGAAGAGGACGTTCTATAATGGCATCAGCCTGTTTGCCAACCCTGTCAACTACTGGGAAGTGCAGCCTGCAACTTTCCGCTGTGTCAGCGACCGACTGGCGATTCAGTTTGGCAACTACAAAAAGTAAAGACAGGGAGATGCTGGGAAACGGAGAGAGTAAGGGGAGATGATGGAGGAGGATCagataataatttaaataaacttGAGCAATAGGGGGAAGGAGTTAATAATTCAGAAGaatcttattttttattattattaatgtttttggaaagagaaagaatgaTGCAGAAAATTGGCAACGAATTGATTAAAGggaaaaagaagtgaaatatAGAGTAACACAACTTGAAGGGAGTATAAAGCAAAGCGCTTGCAGTTCTTCATCtgagtttttgcatttttgaatTTAGGTTTTGCTatatgaaaagaacaaaactgaGGAGTTAATCTGAGGAGGACACTTTCCCCAGTCTAAAACAGGATAAAAATGAGGATGTGAAACACGGCATTCAATTTTTTAACACAAGAATACCTATTTTGATAGAAGtcatttttattacaatttaGGTTAAGATTACAAGCAAAAGATAGAAACACAATGCATTatagatttttatatatatgtacaaaaaaaactgcTCAGTATGACTTTTTGTGTGTACTGATTTGGAAGAAAAATTATTGTCCCTGTATCACTGGTGTGAAGCCAACTGGCCCTCAACTCTGTGATTAAATTatactgtattaaaaaaacaaccagtCACAGATTTGGGGCTATTCTCTACCATGAACAGACACGAAAACCATTGCACAAAGAGTTTGTATATATCCTCGCAGTTGGTTGACTTAAAGGGCAATAGGTACTGTACACTTTAAGACTCACCTCACCAGAGCTAAACATCTTTTCTTATTCATCTGAGGTTTATGAACCACCCGTGTGCCTGTGTAACGAGCCTATTCTGTGCCTTTATTAAATAGCTGTCTAATACATTGTTACAGTATTCCTTGTGGGGACActgttgtggtgtgtgttttctctatctggggaaaacacacatctgcttTGCTTTGAGACAATGAAGGCAGTGTGTTCACATAGTGCAACAAACTATAGTAGTGTTGATGCATTGTTTTGCACAAATTTTCTGTTATGCTTTGTCTGCTTCAGGGTTACTGGGGGGTTAGTCTGTTTACATTAGTAGATCTATCTATGTGGAACTACTTCACTAtactgtctttgtttctgttctgtaatCTGACAAGCTACTGCTGCATGtgaataaaaacctttttagCCTACTGCAATAAGCCAGAGAACAATGCCCCTGGGTTGGATGAATAAAGAAGGAAAATCAAAAACGGAAACATTTGATAAATGAATACTGCACTTTGTAAaccaagaaataaataaaacaaatctcagaCATTTAGAAAAAGTCCACAtctgaacacaaacatgtagAGCGCGTTACATGCATCTTATGACAGCTAAATCTTTAGACATGTGTGGGATTCAACTaccaacatttattttggtgcACAACAAATATCCCTGCTGTTCTGTGAGACTCGTTTGTCCTTGCTGTGGGATTTAGTCTCACACTTTCACTCTTTCCCTcagctcttcttctctgtggtgGTTTCTCACCAAGTTATCTTCAGTGGGAGCATCAAAAAGAATCCtgcagaaaaaagacat
Coding sequences within it:
- the bgnb gene encoding biglycan b, which gives rise to MLPHFSLLLLLCVARLLSPSSALPFEQKGFWDFAMDSMDSVGMMTMMRDEEEGSAVEEILPPDIPTCPFGCHCRLRVVQCSDLGLTEVPKNIPRDTKFLDLQNNYITELKENDFKGLTNLYGLSLRNNLISKVHPKVFVPLKHMQKLYFSKNLLTTIPKNLPASLVEIRIHENRIRKVEAGAFTGLVKMNCIEMGANPLQNSGFEPGAFKGLKLNYLRISEARLTGVPKDLPESLHELHLDHNQIQAVELEDLSRYRNLNRLGLSFNHIRNIENGSLSYLPMLRELHLDNNRLNNVPRGLPDMKYLQVVYLHSNNINKVGVDDFCPRGFGMKRTFYNGISLFANPVNYWEVQPATFRCVSDRLAIQFGNYKK